The following are from one region of the Siniperca chuatsi isolate FFG_IHB_CAS linkage group LG13, ASM2008510v1, whole genome shotgun sequence genome:
- the LOC122886962 gene encoding tripartite motif-containing protein 16-like, with protein MAQKGVQLDRETFSCSICLDLLKDPVAIPCGHSYCMNCIKSFWDEEDEKNIHSCPQCRQTFTPRPVLLKNTMLAALVEELKKTGLQAAPADQCYAGPEDVACDFCTGRKLKALKSCLVCLASYCDKHLQPHYESPAFKKHKLVDPSKKLQENICSRHDEVMKMFCRTDQQCICYLCSVDEHKDHVTVSAAAERTERQRELEVSRQNIQQRIQDRQKDVKLLQQEVEAINRSADKAVRDSEKIFTELIRLMEKRSSDVKQQVRSQQETEVSRAKELQEKLEQEITELKRKDAELEQLSRTEDHNQFLHSYPSLSRLRESTDSSSIDIRPLSYFEDVTAAVSEVRDKLQDVLSEKWTNISLTVTEVDVLLSQAEPKTRAGVLRYSCEITLDPNTAHTLLLLSEGKRKATMGEVQSYSSHPDRFTRCFQVLSRESLNGRCYWEVEWRGGVYVAVTYKNISRAGSSTECGFGRNDKSWALYCDDNIYNFWYNNVQTPVSGPRSSRVGVYLDHRAGILSFYSISETMTLLHRVQTTFTQPLYAGLRFFYSGVTAEFCKLK; from the coding sequence ATGGCGCAGAAAGGAGTTCAGCTGGACCGGGAAACCTTCTCTTGTTCGATCTGTCTGGATCTACTGAAGGATCCGGTGGCTATTCCCTGTGGACACAGCTACTGCATGAACTGTATTAAAAGCTTCTGggatgaagaggatgagaagAACATCCACAGCTGCCCACAGTGCAGGCAGACCTTCACACCGAGGCCTGTCCTGCTGAAAAACACCATGTTAGCAGCTTTAGTGGAGGAACTGAAGAAGACCGGACTCCAAGCTGCTCCTGCTGATCAGTGCTATGCTGGACCTGAAGATGTGGCCTGTGATTTCTGCACTGGGAGAAAACTGAAAGCCCTCAAGTCCTGTCTGGTCTGTCTGGCCTCTTACTGTGACAAACACCTCCAGCCTCATTACGAATCACCTGCCTTTAAGAAACACAAGCTGGTGGACCCCTCCAAGAAGCTCCAGGAGAACATCTGCTCTCGTCATGATGAGGTGATGAAGATGTTCTGCCGTACTGACCAGCAGTGTATCTGTTATCTCTGCTCTGTGGATGAACATAAAGACCACGTCACTgtctcagctgcagcagaaaggactgagaggcagagagagctcGAGGTGAGTCgacaaaacatccagcagagaatccaggacagacagaaagatgtgaagctgcttcagcaggaggtggaggcgaTCAATCGCTCAGCTGATAAAGCAGTGAGGGACAGTGAGAAGATCTTCACTGAGCTGATCCGTCTCATGGAGAAAAGAAGCTctgatgtgaagcagcaggtCAGATCCCAGCAGGAAACGGAAGTGAGTCGAGCCAAAGAGCTTCAGGAGAAGCTGGAGCAGGAGATCACTGAGCTGAAGAGGAAAGACGctgagctggagcagctctcacgcaCAGAGGATCACAACCAGTTTCTACACAGCTACCCATCACTGTCACGACTCAGGGAGTCTACAGACTCATCCAGCATCGATATCCGTCCTCTGAGCTACTTTGAGGATGTGACAGCGGCtgtgtcagaggtcagagataaACTACAGGACGTTCTGAGTGAGAAATGGACAAACATCTCACTGACGGTGACTGAAGTGGATGTTTTACTGTCACAAGCAGAGCCCAAGACCAGAGCTGGAGTATTAAGATATTCATGTGAAATCACACTGGATCCAAACACAGCTCACACACTTCTATTATTATCTGAAGggaagagaaaagcaacaatggGAGAAGTTCAGTCTTATTCTAGTCACCCAGACAGATTCACTAGATGTTTTCAGGTCCTGAGTAGAGAGAGTCTGAATGGACGttgttactgggaggtggagtggagagGGGGAGTTTATGTAGCAGTCACATACAAGAATATCAGCAGAGCAGGGAGCTCGACTGAATGTGGATTTGGACGAAATGACAAATCTTGGGCGTTATATTGTGACGACAACATTTATAACTTTTGGTACAACAATGTCCAAACTCCCGTCTCAGGTCCTCGGTCCTCCAGAGTAGGAGTGTA